One region of Oryza glaberrima chromosome 7, OglaRS2, whole genome shotgun sequence genomic DNA includes:
- the LOC127780485 gene encoding SNF1-related protein kinase regulatory subunit beta-1-like, with the protein MGNASGRLDDIADAEMDDGGGGGNRAGAGDYSSSLRPMDRAGLPPYGGAGGSGGLVRPPSSAAGYSGGGGSSSPPGTPPRPHSPRMFVPQSPVTPLHRAVDGPPPVFNQILTSEQEEDHDGPPDKLIPTLLVWTLGGKNVYIEGSWDNWKSKQLVHKCGKDHCVMLGLASGVYRYRFIVDGERRFQPDRPREADIMGTISNLIDVHDYVPDSVDSVSELMAPPSPDSSYGFLAPDDKEFTKEPPALPPQLHLGVLNSRGGSGGKEGECAMPKHNVLGHVFIGKGTPPMVAALGTTFRFQSKFVTKVLYKAIQREDR; encoded by the exons ATGGGCAACGCGAGCGGCAGGCTGGACGACATCGCCGACGCCGAAatggatgacggcggcggaggcggcaacCGCGCCGGCGCTGGGGACTACTCCTCCTCGCTGCGCCCCATGGACCGTGCTGGCCTCCCGCCgtacggcggcgccgggggaaGCGGCGGACTGGTGCGGCCCCCGTCGTCGGCAGCGGGGtactccggcggcggagggtcgTCGTCCCCGCCGGGGACCCCCCCGCGGCCGCACTCCCCGCGCATGTTCGTGCCGCAG AGTCCTGTAACTCCATTGCATAGAGCTGTAGATGGACCTCCTCCAGTATTTAACCAGATATTAACGAGTGAACAAGAGGAGGATCACGATGGTCCCCCTGACAAGCTGATTCCTACTCTGCTTGTGTGGACTCTTGGAGGGAAGAATGTCTATATAGAAGGATCATGGGATAACTGGAAATCAAa GCAACTCGTCCATAAATGTGGAAAGGATCACTGCGTCATGTTAGGGCTTGCATCTGGAGTTTACCGTTATAGATTCATTGTTGATGGAGAAAGAAGATTTCAGCCTGATCGTCCCCGTGAAGCTGACATTATGGGCACCATTTCAAATCTTATTGATGTTCAt GATTATGTCCCGGATAGCGTGGACAGTGTGTCAGAGCTGATGGCTCCTCCATCACCGGACTCCAGCTACGGTTTCCTGGCTCCTGACGACAAGGAGTTCACCAAGGAGCCTCCCGCTCTGCCGCCGCAGCTCCACCTGGGCGTGCTCAACTCGCGAGGAGGCTCCGGCGGGAAGGAGGGAGAGTGCGCCATGCCCAAGCACAACGTCCTCGGCCATGTCTTCATCGGCAAGGGCACCCCACCCATGGTCGCTGCCCTCGGCACCACCTTCAGGTTCCAGTCCAAGTTTGTCACCAAAGTCCTCTACAAGGCCATCCAAAGAGAGGACAGATAG
- the LOC127779759 gene encoding transcription factor TGA2.1 isoform X2 — protein MASNSSDRSDRSDKLMDQKTMRRLAQNREAARKSRLRKKAYVQQLESSKLKLAQLEQELQKARQQGIFISSSGDQTHAMSGNGALTFDLEYTRWLEEQNKQINELRTAVNAHASDSDLRLIVDGIMAHYDEVFKVKGVAAKADVFHILSGMWKTPAERCFLWLGGFRPSELLKLLANHLEPLTEQQLLGLNNLQESSQQAEDALSQGMEALQQSLADTLAGSLGSSGSSGNVANYMGQMAMAMGKLGTLENFLCQADNLRQQTLHQMQRILTIRQASRALLAIHDYFSRLRALSSLWLARPRE, from the exons ATGGCTTCTAACTCTTCAGATAGATCTGACAGATCTGACAAACTTATGGACCAAAAG ACAATGCGGCGGCTTGCTCAAAATCGTGAGGCAGCAAGAAAAAGTCGGCTGAGGAAAAAG GCATATGTGCAACAACTAGAGAGCAGTAAGCTGAAGCTTGCACAGCTAGAGCAGGAACTTCAGAAAGCTCGTCAGCAG GGAATCTTCATCTCTAGCTCTGGAGACCAGACCCATGCCATGAGTGGAAATG GGGCATTGACTTTTGACTTAGAATACACTAGATGGCTCGAGGAGCAAAATAAGCAGATAAATGAGTTGAGGACAGCAGTGAATGCTCATGCAAGTGACAGTGACCTTCGTCTTATTGTTGATGGCATAATGGCGCATTATGACGAGGTATTCAAGGTTAAGGGTGTAGCTGCAAAGGCCGATGTGTTTCATATACTTTCAGGCATGTGGAAGACACCCGCAGAAAGATGCTTCCTGTGGCTTGGTGGTTTCCGTCCATCTGAGCTTTTAAAG CTCCTAGCAAATCACCTCGAACCTTTAACCGAGCAGCAGTTGCTGGGATTAAACAACCTCCAGGAATCTTCTCAGCAGGCAGAGGATGCACTTTCACAAGGTATGGAAGCACTGCAGCAATCTCTGGCAGATACTTTGGCTGGATCTCTCGGTTCATCAGGGTCTTCTGGGAATGTGGCGAACTACATGGGTCAGATGGCAATGGCCATGGGTAAACTAGGAACGCTCGAGAATTTCCTTTGCCAG GCGGACAACCTGCGACAGCAGACATTGCATCAAATGCAACGAATTCTGACGATCCGGCAAGCCTCGCGGGCTCTTCTTGCCATACACGATTACTTTTCACGCTTGCGTGCTTTGAGTTCGCTGTGGCTTGCTAGGCCACGGGAGTAA
- the LOC127778483 gene encoding protein SCARECROW 1-like: MLGVQQHGRQRHGISKPPPAKKGKAAARKYKPPQCPGAVRVVYIASPMKLTASPEEFRAVVQELTGRHSNIADRHYVDSTIDLPPPPPPPPAYCASYVASATAAAPPVAAVPPPVLTPPLPPQTFQSYDHGGQGHRW; this comes from the coding sequence ATGCTCGGGGTGCAGCAGCATGGCCGGCAGAGGCACGGCATCTCGAAGCCACCGCCGGCGAAgaaggggaaggcggcggcgaggaagtaCAAGCCGCCGCAATGCCCTGGCGCCGTGAGGGTGGTGTACATAGCCAGCCCCATGAAGCTGACGGCGAGCCCCGAGGAGTTCCGCGCCGTCGTGCAGGAGCTCACCGGCCGCCACTCCAACATCGCCGACCGTCACTACGTTGACTCCACCATTgatctcccgccgccgccgccgccgcctccagcatACTGTGCCAGTTATGTTGcgtcggccacggcggcggcgcctcccgtCGCAGCTGTACCACCGCCGGTGCTGactccgccgttgccgccgcaaACATTTCAGTCGTATGATCACGGCGGACAAGGGCACCGCTGGTAG
- the LOC127778461 gene encoding rhodanese-like/PpiC domain-containing protein 12, chloroplastic, with protein sequence MLGLRGARAAQLPYASAAVAPTPTPSFSGFARRLPLLASAALSPLPPSFSFSSASAVRRDRDPPMRPVSGALSRSRPTTRVFCSAAATAPREGKELLVQHLLVGEQDVRLLVDLEKNIITGGADLSDLAVEYSLCPSKENGGMLGWVRRGQMVPEFEEAAFGAPLNKVVRCKTKFGWHLLQVLAERDQCVVEDIPPEELHAKMQDPNFLEEAQLIDVREPDEVDKASLEGFKVLSLRQFGTWGPVMTDEFDPQKDTYVLCHHGMRSMQVAKWLQSQGFRKVYNVAGGIHAYAVKADSSIPTY encoded by the exons ATGCTTGGTCTGAGGGGAGCCAGGGCGGCGCAGCTCCCGTAcgcttccgccgccgtcgctcccacCCCCACGCCCTCGTTTTCCGGcttcgcgcgccgcctcccgctcctcGCCTCCGCGGCCCTCTCGCCTCTGCCgccctccttctccttctcctccgcctccgccgtcaggAGGGATAGGGACCCTCCCATGCGTCCCGTCTCCGGCGCCCTCTCCAGGTCCAGGCCAACCACCAGGG TTTTCTGCTCTGCGGCTGCTACTGCTCCCAGGGAGGGCAAGGAGTTGCTTGTCCAGCATCTGCTCGTCGGCGAACAGGATGTCAGGCTTTTGGTCGATCTTGAAAAGAACATCATTACAGGAG GTGCAGACTTGAGCGATTTAGCTGTCGAGTACTCTTTATGCCCATCGAAAGAAAATGGTGGAATGCTGGGGTGGGTTCGAAGAGGACAGATG GTTCCAGAATTTGAGGAAGCAGCTTTCGGTGCTCCTTTGAACAAGGTTGTACGGTGTAAGACAAAATTTGGATGGCATTTGTTGCAAGTGCTTGCTGAGAG AGACCAATGCGTAGTGGAAGACATTCCACCAGAGGAGCTTCATGCAAAAATGCAAGATCCTAACTTTCTTGAAGAAGCTCAGTTGATTGATGTTCGGGAGCCTGATGAAGT AGATAAAGCTTCTCTTGAAGGGTTTAAAGTTCTATCTCTTCGACAGTTTGGAACTTGGGGACCAGTTATGACAGATGAATTTGATCCTCAGAAGGACACTTATGTTCTG TGCCACCATGGTATGCGCTCAATGCAGGTAGCTAAATGGCTGCAATCACAG GGGTTCAGAAAAGTTTACAATGTTGCGGGTGGGATTCACGCTTATGCCGTTAAAGCCGATTCTTCCATCCCAACTTACTAG
- the LOC127779759 gene encoding transcription factor TGA2.1 isoform X1 yields MADASSRTDTSIVVDNDDKNHQLENGHSGAVMASNSSDRSDRSDKLMDQKTMRRLAQNREAARKSRLRKKAYVQQLESSKLKLAQLEQELQKARQQGIFISSSGDQTHAMSGNGALTFDLEYTRWLEEQNKQINELRTAVNAHASDSDLRLIVDGIMAHYDEVFKVKGVAAKADVFHILSGMWKTPAERCFLWLGGFRPSELLKLLANHLEPLTEQQLLGLNNLQESSQQAEDALSQGMEALQQSLADTLAGSLGSSGSSGNVANYMGQMAMAMGKLGTLENFLCQADNLRQQTLHQMQRILTIRQASRALLAIHDYFSRLRALSSLWLARPRE; encoded by the exons ATGGCAGATGCTAGTTCAAGGACTGACACATCGATTGTTGTAGACAACGACGACAAAAACCACCAG TTAGAAAACGGACATAGTGGTGCAGTCATGGCTTCTAACTCTTCAGATAGATCTGACAGATCTGACAAACTTATGGACCAAAAG ACAATGCGGCGGCTTGCTCAAAATCGTGAGGCAGCAAGAAAAAGTCGGCTGAGGAAAAAG GCATATGTGCAACAACTAGAGAGCAGTAAGCTGAAGCTTGCACAGCTAGAGCAGGAACTTCAGAAAGCTCGTCAGCAG GGAATCTTCATCTCTAGCTCTGGAGACCAGACCCATGCCATGAGTGGAAATG GGGCATTGACTTTTGACTTAGAATACACTAGATGGCTCGAGGAGCAAAATAAGCAGATAAATGAGTTGAGGACAGCAGTGAATGCTCATGCAAGTGACAGTGACCTTCGTCTTATTGTTGATGGCATAATGGCGCATTATGACGAGGTATTCAAGGTTAAGGGTGTAGCTGCAAAGGCCGATGTGTTTCATATACTTTCAGGCATGTGGAAGACACCCGCAGAAAGATGCTTCCTGTGGCTTGGTGGTTTCCGTCCATCTGAGCTTTTAAAG CTCCTAGCAAATCACCTCGAACCTTTAACCGAGCAGCAGTTGCTGGGATTAAACAACCTCCAGGAATCTTCTCAGCAGGCAGAGGATGCACTTTCACAAGGTATGGAAGCACTGCAGCAATCTCTGGCAGATACTTTGGCTGGATCTCTCGGTTCATCAGGGTCTTCTGGGAATGTGGCGAACTACATGGGTCAGATGGCAATGGCCATGGGTAAACTAGGAACGCTCGAGAATTTCCTTTGCCAG GCGGACAACCTGCGACAGCAGACATTGCATCAAATGCAACGAATTCTGACGATCCGGCAAGCCTCGCGGGCTCTTCTTGCCATACACGATTACTTTTCACGCTTGCGTGCTTTGAGTTCGCTGTGGCTTGCTAGGCCACGGGAGTAA